Below is a genomic region from Sinobacterium norvegicum.
TCTGCCTCACGATTCTAACACCAACTCTTATGCAAACCTATGCACATTGATAACTATCTCTGTTAGCCAGTTCACACACAAAGGGATAAATGGCTATTGTATGATTCGACTAACAGTTGTTAGCGGCCGTGTTAATGTTTGTTATAATCAGGACTTAATATTTCTCAAGTTGTTTTCGTTCATGGCCGCCACCCCTATTTCGTCACTATTTCCGCTGATCGAGCACTGCCAGCAACAGCGTCACGTCTATCTCGACAGCGCTGCCACCAGCCAAAAGCCGCAACAGGTGATCGAGGCGGTCGGCAATTTTTACCGCCGCGATAACGCCAATGTTCATCGCGCCGCCTATACATTGGCCGTTAAGGCCACCGGCGAGTACGAGCACAGCAGAGCCCTGTGCGCAGCCTTCCTCTCCGCACCTCGAACTGAAGAAGTTATTTTCACCAGCGGTACCACCGAGGCCTTCAATCTGCTGGCCAATACCCTGCCCTATGCCGGCGATGGCTGGCAGGCAGGCGATGAGGTTATCCTGTCGCAACTCGAGCATCACGCCAATATCGTGCCCTGGCAAATAGTCGCCGATAAACTTGGCCTGGTCATTCGCGTTATCGATGTTGACCCACACGGTGATCTCGACCTCGATCACTTCCAGCAATTACTCAATGCCAACACACGACTGGTCAGTGTCAGCCATGTATCCAACACCCTCGGGACTGTTAACCCGATCGAGACTATTTGTCGCCTGGCCCACGCCAATGGCAGTTTGGTGGCGGTCGATGGGGCGCAGGCGGTGGCGCACTGCGCTGTTGACGTGACCAAACTGGACTGTGATTTCTACTGTTTTTCGGGCCATAAAATGTATGGTCCCACCGGTGTGGGCGTGCTGTGGGGGCGCTATCAGCTACTCGACCAACTCCCCCCTTGGCAGGGTGGCGGTGAAATGATTGAGCGGGTCAGTTTTGATCACACCAGCTACAATCAACTCCCTTTTCGTCTTGAGGCGGGCACCCCCAACATCAGCGGTGTCATCGGCCTGGCCAGCGCCATCGCCTTTATCAACCAGCAAGACCGTGGCCAGATAGCCGAACACGAACAACGGCTGATGCAATCCGCCAAATCACAAGCCGCGGCAATACCCGGCGTCCGTATTATCGGTCAACCACAGCAACAGAGTTCACTGTTTTCATTTGTCGTTGACGATTGTCACCCCAGTGATATTGCCACTCTGCTCGATGAACAGGGCGTGTTTGTCAGAAGTGGCCATCACTGCTGTCAGCCACTGATGCAACACCTCGGTCTTGAAGGCACGGTCAGAGTATCCTTTGCCACCTACAATAACGACGACGATGTCGAGCGCTTCATCGTCGCACTGACCAAGGCCTGTGATTTATTATGACCTATCTACAACAAAGTCTGCCGGCAGAGCGGCGACAAACCATCGAACAAAATGCTCTGGGGCACAGTATTACAGAGAGCAGTCTCATAGATCAGTGCCAACAGTGTGGCGACTGGGAATCTCGCTATCGCGTGATCATGCAATTGGCCAAACAGCTTCCGCCTATGCCCTCAGAGCTCTGTTGTGAGAGTAACCAGATCCATGGTTGTGAGAGCCAAGTCTGGCTGACCATTTACTCACAGGATCAGCGCTATTATTTTATTGCTACCAGTAATGCCCGCATCGTCAAGGGGCTTTTGGCCGCGCTGATTGCCGCCTGGCAGGGCCAGAATGGCGACTTTATTCAGCAATTCGATGCCAATCATTATTTTCATCAGCTTGGGCTGTCTAAACATTTGTCCCCATCACGCAGCAATGGCTTGGCCGCCATCGTTGCCACAGCCAAGCAACACTGCCTAAAATCCTAGCCGCAGCAGTCTTCAACCCTCGCCACCACGCCTTAATTATTTGAATTTTATTATTTTTCTTGATTTCAACCAGAATATAACAGACCAATAGACTACCCGCGAGCAATGGGACAGGCGGCAATAGATGGCGAGCTATTAGTTTATATACGCGTTAAATAGCTAAAATTACCTATAGCATTCATTGACATAAAACATAAACTTAGCTTCCATAAGTATGATCAATGCCAATCAACGCATCCCCATCAATGGAGTGAATATGTCCTTTCGCGTACTACCCCTTTTACTTGCCGCTTTTTTCAGTCTCAACACCCAGGCAGGTGACCCGACCGAAGACAAAAGCAAGCCGGTCATCGGCGAGGCAGCCAACTTCTTAGTCAACGGCTCCTCAGAGTTCCGCGCCCGAATCGATAGCGGCGCCACTGGTACCTCGATTAATGCCGCCAATATCGCCATTGTCGATGAAGCCAAATCAATGCATGACAATAAGGGCAAACAAATCGAGTTTGATATTGTTGATAGCAACGGCAACCCTACCCGCGTCCAATCGAAGATAGAAGGTATTAACAAGGTCACCACGCCACAGGGCGTAGAATACCGCTATGTCGTACCTATGACGCTGACATGGAATGGTAAAACCTCGATTGTTAAGATCAACCTCCGCGACCGCTCCCGCATGGAATACAAGCTGCTGATTGGCCGTGATTGGCTCGACAACAACGCGGTTATCGATGTCGCCCCCAAGCAGACCATCGGTGAGATCTCCGATTATATCGTCGACGGCGACATGAAGTTCAGCGCCCGGGTCGATACCGGCGCCGCCTCAACCTCGATCAACACCAGCAATATCGTGGTCAAAGACGCCGCCGAGGACATGTCCGACAACGTTGGCAAAACAATCAGTTTCGATATCACCAATAACAATGGCGACAGTAAGCGTATCACCTCAACGATTAACAAGGTCATCAAGGTCAGCAACTCGATAAGCTCTGAGTACCGCTATGAGGTAAAGATGAAAATCGAATGGCAGGGCGAGACCCAACTGCTGGCCTTTAACCTGAAAGATCGCAGCAAGCTAAGCTTTAAGTTGCTGATTGGCCGCGATTGGATTGGCGAGAATGCCATTGTCGATACGGCTGAAGGCGAAAAGTAAGAGCACTCGGGGAGCAATGTCCTGCTCCCTTTTTTATCCCTCTGTTCAGCCAGAGTTTACTCTCCCCGCTCTGCCGCTTTCTTTAATTCCGCCTTGAGCACCAGCTTCTCCAGCACCTTTGCCACCGCGGCAAAGGCAAAACTGGCGGTTACCACCGTGGCCGAGCCAAAGCCACCGGAGCAATCCAAACGAACGCCATCTGTCATCACCGACTTGGTTTCACAACTGCTGCCATCGGGCTGGGGATAACGTAGCTTCTCTGTCGAGTAGACACAGGGCACGGAAAAATTACGCGTCTTACTGAAATTATAATGACGACGTAATAACTGTTTAACTTTTTTTGCCAGCGGATCATTTACCGTCTTGGTCAGATCGGTGACGGTAATCTGAGTGGGGTCTATCTGACCGCCGGCGGCACCGGTGGTAACAATACCAATCTTATTGCGCTTACAATGATGAATTAAGCGGGCCTTGTTATTGGCGCTATCAATGGCGTCGATGACATAATCGAAACGCTTATCGATCAGCTCAAACAGCGTCTCCTCGGTGATGAAATCTTCTATTTCCGACACCACACACTCGGGGTTAATCAGCCGTATACGCGCCGCCATCACCTCGACCTTGGATTGACCGACGGTATCCGCCATGGCATGGATTTGACGGTTGCTATTGGTTACACAGATATCATCCATGTCGATCAGCGTGATTTGACCGATACCACTTCTGGCCAACGCCTCAGCCGCCCACGAGCCGACGCCGCCGATACCGACAACGCAGACATGGGAACGGCTAAAGAGCTGGCTGTTATCACGACCATAGAGGCGGCTGATGCCACCAAAACGCTGATCATACGAAGAAGACATAGAGACACCTGGAAAGAAATTAGCGC
It encodes:
- a CDS encoding aminotransferase class V-fold PLP-dependent enzyme — encoded protein: MIRLTVVSGRVNVCYNQDLIFLKLFSFMAATPISSLFPLIEHCQQQRHVYLDSAATSQKPQQVIEAVGNFYRRDNANVHRAAYTLAVKATGEYEHSRALCAAFLSAPRTEEVIFTSGTTEAFNLLANTLPYAGDGWQAGDEVILSQLEHHANIVPWQIVADKLGLVIRVIDVDPHGDLDLDHFQQLLNANTRLVSVSHVSNTLGTVNPIETICRLAHANGSLVAVDGAQAVAHCAVDVTKLDCDFYCFSGHKMYGPTGVGVLWGRYQLLDQLPPWQGGGEMIERVSFDHTSYNQLPFRLEAGTPNISGVIGLASAIAFINQQDRGQIAEHEQRLMQSAKSQAAAIPGVRIIGQPQQQSSLFSFVVDDCHPSDIATLLDEQGVFVRSGHHCCQPLMQHLGLEGTVRVSFATYNNDDDVERFIVALTKACDLL
- a CDS encoding SufE family protein — protein: MTYLQQSLPAERRQTIEQNALGHSITESSLIDQCQQCGDWESRYRVIMQLAKQLPPMPSELCCESNQIHGCESQVWLTIYSQDQRYYFIATSNARIVKGLLAALIAAWQGQNGDFIQQFDANHYFHQLGLSKHLSPSRSNGLAAIVATAKQHCLKS
- a CDS encoding RimK/LysX family protein, with product MINANQRIPINGVNMSFRVLPLLLAAFFSLNTQAGDPTEDKSKPVIGEAANFLVNGSSEFRARIDSGATGTSINAANIAIVDEAKSMHDNKGKQIEFDIVDSNGNPTRVQSKIEGINKVTTPQGVEYRYVVPMTLTWNGKTSIVKINLRDRSRMEYKLLIGRDWLDNNAVIDVAPKQTIGEISDYIVDGDMKFSARVDTGAASTSINTSNIVVKDAAEDMSDNVGKTISFDITNNNGDSKRITSTINKVIKVSNSISSEYRYEVKMKIEWQGETQLLAFNLKDRSKLSFKLLIGRDWIGENAIVDTAEGEK
- the tcdA gene encoding tRNA cyclic N6-threonylcarbamoyladenosine(37) synthase TcdA; amino-acid sequence: MSSSYDQRFGGISRLYGRDNSQLFSRSHVCVVGIGGVGSWAAEALARSGIGQITLIDMDDICVTNSNRQIHAMADTVGQSKVEVMAARIRLINPECVVSEIEDFITEETLFELIDKRFDYVIDAIDSANNKARLIHHCKRNKIGIVTTGAAGGQIDPTQITVTDLTKTVNDPLAKKVKQLLRRHYNFSKTRNFSVPCVYSTEKLRYPQPDGSSCETKSVMTDGVRLDCSGGFGSATVVTASFAFAAVAKVLEKLVLKAELKKAAERGE